In Candidatus Berkelbacteria bacterium, the following are encoded in one genomic region:
- a CDS encoding D-alanyl-D-alanine carboxypeptidase, with protein sequence MLNSYVKTPTRHRPRILSLVTLLVILFLLRSGSTAPIASASGSTETASLASLDSVEEYLAVKDKAPAAPIYAKSYILMDGETGDILVNRNGDLSIPIASTTKMITALTAVENLKLDDVTTTTAFPTRIEGSKVNLLTDEKITVLNLLKALLINSGNDSAFAIAEAYSGKTGDYQTFVKKMNEFVAKNGLKNTVLSDPAGLDDEKGRSTPRELAHIARILLKNEALSKIVSTPQEVVTSVNGQQRHELKNTNRLIQSDTPYYMPNALGVKTGFTHEAGHSLVAAYRLGDRLLIGVVMNTAEYTNTASAAEMKKLFLWAEQNLAKKKYLELAVP encoded by the coding sequence ATGCTAAATAGTTACGTCAAAACACCTACACGTCACCGACCACGCATTCTCTCATTAGTGACGTTGCTCGTAATACTTTTTCTTCTTCGCTCAGGGAGTACCGCTCCAATCGCTTCTGCGAGTGGCTCGACTGAGACGGCGAGCTTAGCAAGCTTAGATAGTGTCGAGGAATACCTTGCCGTAAAGGATAAGGCCCCCGCAGCACCGATCTACGCCAAATCTTACATCTTGATGGATGGCGAAACTGGGGACATACTGGTAAATCGTAACGGTGATCTTTCAATTCCTATTGCCTCAACAACCAAAATGATTACCGCTCTTACGGCCGTTGAGAACTTAAAACTAGACGATGTGACAACAACTACCGCCTTCCCGACAAGAATAGAGGGCTCGAAGGTTAATTTACTTACCGACGAGAAGATAACTGTTCTAAACCTCCTCAAGGCGCTGCTTATAAATTCAGGAAACGACTCTGCGTTTGCAATCGCAGAAGCATATTCAGGCAAAACAGGCGACTACCAGACATTTGTTAAAAAAATGAACGAATTCGTGGCGAAAAACGGCCTCAAGAATACCGTCCTGTCAGATCCAGCTGGCCTAGATGATGAAAAAGGCCGCTCCACGCCGCGTGAACTGGCGCATATCGCCAGGATTTTGCTTAAGAACGAGGCACTTTCGAAGATAGTCAGCACACCGCAGGAAGTGGTTACCTCAGTTAATGGACAGCAGCGTCATGAATTAAAAAATACCAACCGTCTTATTCAATCAGACACCCCGTACTACATGCCGAATGCTTTAGGGGTGAAAACCGGCTTCACGCATGAAGCAGGGCATAGCCTAGTTGCCGCCTACCGATTGGGCGATCGGTTACTCATCGGTGTAGTCATGAATACAGCAGAATACACCAACACTGCCTCGGCGGCAGAAATGAAAAAGCTTTTTCTTTGGGCTGAGCAGAATTTAGCAAAGAAAAAGTATCTTGAGCTCGCTGTACCTTAA